The Lacerta agilis isolate rLacAgi1 chromosome 14, rLacAgi1.pri, whole genome shotgun sequence sequence aatcctatctGTATATCACATATATGCACGCCTCCTTTTAACATAAGAGGACTCTAGAAAGGGATCTGGCTCCCGAAAAATAATAACTTTAGCAACTCATGCTCACAAAATTTTAACAAGACATTGTCAAAAGGAATAAACACACAAATCAGGGGCAGTTATTTGCCCGTGACAGGGAGGAGATAGGAACTGTCCCTAATAAACAGGGATAACTGAAGCATTTGTCATATTCCTCCAGTACTTAAATCTATAAAGAGATATCTGCCAATAACACATCATCTAAAATTGGCAGAAGTGACACATCAATGAGAGCtagaaatttttattttcctcacccagcaaaacaaaatagatGCAAGCTGATTAGTCTGGCCAAATATAGCTCTGGGGGAGAAGTCTGTCATTCATCCGCTGGTGGTGAACTTCCTtgctatttaaaaatacagatatatGAAAAATTCAACTTCCTCTTTCCTGTATTTTGGCGACCAGTGGTGAGGTGATGCAGAGAAATAATAGCAGGACAGAAATGACTATATGGGATTATTTATGGTTGAGTCCAGCATTGCAATACCACTTTTGTGCAGTGATGTGAACTCACTGCATTTGCAAGCTGACCTTGTGTTTCTCTTGGAAGCAGACGGGAAGAAAGAAATTCAAAATTTAAATGACACCGTCATCACAAATATGGTATCCTGCTTGTTTCCTTCTTTGATaggtagacagatagatagatgagggAAATGTTTTGGGGTCAGACCTGAGAAAGCTTTATATGTAGAGCTGCACTccatgttactggactacaactcccatcagtccaagctATGTTGGCTAAAGTCCAAGGATAATAGGAGTTGTCCTCCAAAAAACATCAGGAGAACATCATACTGGCTATTCCTGACCTAAATAGCAATATATTTTTATAGGTTTCTTGTGGGTCAAGTCTGATTTATCCATGAAACCCTTAAAGGCTTGTGATTCTGTGTCCAGCTTCTTTGTAAGATAATTGCTTTAGCTGGCCAGCTAAGTAGCATAATTTACATGTCCAAAGAAGCTGCCTTAAGAGAAAAATTGGAGCAACCCTCTTCTATCCCTCACCTAATTGGAAGTGACTATACTGTGTAAGGTAGAACAAAAATAGCCAGAGTCTCATCACTCAGAGATTGGTGAGTTAATTGTGTTCAAGGtccttgcattaatttacaaggctCTTGACAACTTTGGCGAAGGATCCCTCAGGGACCACCTGATCCCTCATTCCAGGGGAGTCACTGGGAGTTGTTCCCCGTGGCTCAGATGCACAGCTTGTACCCACCAGGTGCAAGCGTTCAATATTATGGGCCcagttttatggaactcccttccagatGTGGTGAGTCAGCCCCATCCCCCATCCCACTTActgaatccttttttttttattccagcatGCATTTTAACTGAAGTCTGGTTTTATAATTTTAACTCTTCGTTCCATTGCACCAGATTGTAATAAAGCGGCATATAAATTGTATAAGGAAATAAGGAATCAATTAATATTTCCAAAGAGCCCTGTTGACTTCTTCTTTTATACCAGCTGCTAGGAATCTCaacgggggggggagggtggagcGCTCTTGCCAGCTCGCTGGCTTTCCCCAAGGCATCCCATGAGAACaggggtgctggactagatggggctctggcctgatccagcgacAAGAGGGCATTCTGCTAACTTGCTGCAAAACATCAcgttaaagggaaaaaaaaaaccaccagcagcatctgcagagcGGGAGAGCAAAGAGTTAAAACCACAGAGCGTCCGCGGCGGCATTCCCAGTTTTCTGCCAGCCAGGCTGGTGGTTCCTGAAGATGTTGGAGATCGCTgcagggaaagagaaggggagctCTAATACAGGGTGCACCTTCCTCCGTGGCTGCTCCTCCCTCCAGCTGGGCTTTGCTGGCTGGTGGATGCTTTAAGCCACCTGGGGAGGCGGCTTGTGCCTGGAGCCACccggaggggggaggcggggatgGTGATGTCAGGGGCACAAATACCCTGAGTTCGGTAAGTTGGCCGGGCGTGGgcgaagggagaaagagaaagaggacgcgtgtgttatatatatattatgatcATAGCATTGGGAGCCCGGcgatcctctagtccagccccctctgCGATGCAgagatatgcagctgtcccacacggtgatcgaacctgcaaccttggcgttctcAGCAACATGCTCCAgccagctgagagagagagaggggggcagacagacagacagaaaggagATGAACCGCGCAGGGAAACGGCAGTGGAATGCAGTGGGTGGTAGAGAAGATATAATGGGTGTTCTATAGTATAATGCTTAGGAATGAATCGTAGCTTTACTAGCGGATATTTAATTATACATTGCATGATGCCGAAAAATAAAGGTAAACGAAACGGAGGACcaaaagaagaaaatgcacatCTCGCTGCACGCTCCAACATAGTAATTCTCCCCCAATAGTTGCAATGGGAAAGTCCACTgaacatttataaagaaacccTCGTttattaacagcacaatcctaagcagGTCTGGTCAGAATTGAGTCCTGAATCCAAGGTGAGAGTTACTCCCAGAAAAGTGGGGTTAATATTGCAGCTTTAAGGTACTACAAGGGATTGAACCTTTGGTCTTAATTTTATTCACTTATAGCTTCAttggtattattttattttattgatttattcattaaatttgtatattctCTTACAATGGTACCAGctgctgcctgcttgcttgcctgcctgctatTGCCCTCCAGCCTCATTTTATTCCAGTACTGGATAAGCAGCTGCGATATCTCTCTAGTTTTGTGGTGCATTCTAATTCCTTCCTACAGGTGTTTAAAACTACTAAGGGTCTAATAAAGTGTTCGTGAGTGTTTTAAAGATATTGTTCTGCTGCTTTTAAATTGTACACTActtagagattttttaaaaatattaagcagGTTTTCAATATAATGGCATGGAAATAGAAAAGACCCATAAATGATTCCTGACAGAGCTTGTGTGATCCATAACcccatttgtgtttgtttttttccagtcTCCAATCCAGGATCTCATGTCCTCCAGGCTCCTAGAATGGAGCAGGAAGAGGATCTGATTATCCAAAGTTCAAGGGATCTATCTGAGGCTCCTAGAGGACACATAGCAGGTGGTGGGCCTGGGATGGGGGAACTTGCGGGCGAGCCAGCCCCTTACAAGTGCTCCATTTGCCGAAAGAGATTCAACAAGACATCCAACCTGGTCCAGCACGAGAagatccacacgggcgagaagccctacaaATGCTCGCAATGCGGGAAAAGGTTCACCCGGAGCAACAACCTGGCTGAGCACGAGAagatccacacgggagagaagccttaCAAATGTCCCGAGTGCGGGAAGACCTTCAACCGCAGCTCCATTCTGCTCAGGCACCGGAGGATCCATACGGGAGACAAGCCCTACAAGTGCCCCCGGTGCGGTAAGAGTTTCGACGAGAGCGCCAGGCTCCGGGTGCACCAAAGGACTCACCTGACAGAGGTGGCCTACCTCATCGACAGCAACGGGGAGGCCACGGCCATCGACACGAGCGGCGTGGCCCACAGCTGCTCCGACTGCGGCAAGACGTTCAGCCTCTACTCGAATCTGACGAAGCACCAAAGGAttcacacgggcgagaagccgtaCCGGTGCGCCCAGTGCGGGGTCAACTTCAGCGAGGCCTCCAACCTGATCCGCCACCAGAGGTACCACGCGCGGGACAAGCCATTCCAGTGCCCCATGTGCCAGAAAAGCTTTGGCCAGAGTTCGCACCTCATCCAGCACCAGCGCATCCACACGGGCGAGCGGCCCCACAAGTGCCCcgactgcgggaagagcttcatcGAGAACTCGACCCTGAAGAAGCACCAGCGgatccacactggggagaagcccCACCGGTGCGTGGAATGCGGCAAGAGCTTCAGCCTCAGCTCCCACCTGGTGACGCACCAGAGGAGCCACACAGGGGAGCGGCCTTACAAATGCGAGGAGTGCGGGAAGGGCTTCACCGACACGTCCTCCCTCATCATCCACCGGCGGagccacaccggggagaagccctacaagtgtgACGTGTGCGGCAAGGCCTTTGTGCTGAGCTCCGTCTACCTGAACCACCACcggactcacaccggggagaagccttTCGGCTGCCCCGACTGCGGCCGCGCCTTCCGCCAGTGGTCGCAGCTGGTCATTCACCGGAGACTCCACACGGGCGAGCGGCCCTACAAATGCCCCTATTGCAACAAGGGGTTCTGCGACAGCTCCACCCTGACGAAGCACAAAAggacccacacgggagagaagccaaACACGTGTGCCGAGTGCGGGATGAGCTTCAGCTCGAAGGCGCAGCTGGTGGAGCATCAGGCCCTGCACAGGGGAGAGGCATCTGCTCTGGCTATCCTGTAGCCATTGAGAACCTTGCCTTTTATATTAGAGATCCAGATGCCGTTGGACTCttcttcccatcatccctggtagCTGtggccagtggtaagggatgatgggagttgtaggccatcAACATCTGGATGGGCTATTATTGCCTTTATTTTTGAGGTGTGTATGGGATAGCTCTGCAGGCTGTTTGCTCACCTCTGTATGTCCGCATTCATTCTTGACCCTTTGCCTTCCAGTGCCAGTGAGCATGGCAACCTTCGCCCCGTCGCTTAGTGTGAGGCGAGTTGGTTGCTGGGCATGCAAATAGGTATGAGATGAAGGTGGACATCAGAATGGTGGCTGGTAATGTCGCAGAGGTATTGATGCCTGTCAAAAGCAGGGGAAAGCAGAGGTGTTCCCCTCCTTGGTTCCCACAGATGGAAACATAGGTGGGGACTCCTTTCACAAACAGGCTATTATCCTCCCCTCACTTTTTACTTTCAGATGATGCTCCCATGTGCACCAGCTAAACAGTGGACAGACTCACAAAGTATGGAACGTTGAGAGATGCACacttgagatttttcttttttaaaaaaagcagtagAAAACctgttctctcttctttctctgtGTAGAATTTTGAGTGTATAAGAACAGAAATTTCTCTAGTATAGCACTGTTATTAAGGGTTAACAATTACTAtagctgctgctttttttccTGCATTCCACTTGGtgctacaaaatattttttttctccttgtGAAAGGAATATCCCACCATCCATGGATTTCACGGAAGAGACCCAGTGTTCTGCCGTCAACCCCCCAATCCAGTGTGTGtacataaaactttttttaaattgtctttttacatttttaaaaaatgtctttgaAAGGACCCCAAAGCCAAAAGCACTGCTTCCTCAGGTACAAGGAGCAGTATGGGAACTTTTGGCCCTGTTTAAATCACCCAGAGTTTGCTGTGCTGTCACAACCTGGACAAAATATAGTTAAGATTAACTATGGCTTGTTGAaagaagccaacttcaaaccacaaGAAGCTGACCTGTTTTCAATAAGTGGGGCTGTCTCTGTGGCTCTCAGAGGATTGGCCCAGCCTTAGTCCAGCCCTCAGGCTAAAAGGGACTGTTGCcccacactaaaccatggtttagctttcGTGTgaactgcacatgtgcaaaagcaACCCAAACATTTCCCAAGACACTATATTTTTGAGTTTGCCCTTGCATTTGCCAATTCTGTTTTGGTCTATCCAATCTTCAAATGTTTGTTTCCTCCGAGTGATGAAATTTGAAGTTATGCAAGAGCAAAATGCTTGATTTAATGGGAGCTCCTTCCAGGAGCTGCTCTAACATTCAAGAAAATCCACAATGGTACATCTTCCAGGGATATTTGGTTTTCTCTTTGGGAGACTGATATTTTGAAAGAGTGGTGGGCCAAAGGGTCCAAAAACAAACTGGACATTTTTTCCAGAATGTTCTGTCAGCTCTGAAAAGAAATATGGCCAGTGATGGTCTTCTCTTATAGCCTTAAAAATCCTTCCAACAAGGATTGCAATATTTAGTCAGTTATTTGATTAAAAGCATTGATAAAGGAGATGCCCCCAAAATTACTTGGAAAGATCAAGATGCATTTAATTGACTCAAATGCCTGATTTCTAACACCAGTATCTGGGCATTAGAAGTGGGGATAATGAAACTAATGGGGCACTGAATAACTTTCCCTAAGTTTTGTTGCCTAGAGTGGGGATCAGCAACCAGAGCCCCCTGGGCCTAATCAAATTTCCCAGAGGATGCTGTCTTTCCCCCAACACAGAAGGCAAAGAGATGTAGTAATACTGCCATCTGTGGGATCCTCCTCATGCTGATGGAGAGGAGGAGCTTGAGGGAGTTCCTTGATTTGCCCATCAAGAAAAcaagtgttttatttttgtatatgaGACCATTTAGTGAAGGGCAGGCTTTGGACAGTGGCTTAAGGTCCAGACCAAAATCATCACACTTcgttcctattgaaatcagtgggagcaAAATAATTGTGACTACCttgtcccattgacttcagtagaAATAAGTGCAACTAGCTTGGATTCAGCTCATTTGAATTATGGGCAAGGCATGTGGGTGATGATGGGTTATATGAAACTTTGGAAGGAGAGGTGATGGGGACAAAAACTTCCCTCAGGACTGATTTTGCGCCTTGGCATCAAACCACAAAGAAAGTCAGCTGTGCTCTTTGTGTGGGGAGAGGACCAACCAGCGCAGAAGCTCTGAAGATCTTCCCTCCAAAATAAGGTGCCCTTGAGGTCTTCGCCCTGTTGCTCTTTTTGTGGTAAAGGCAGTTAGGAATCCCTTGAAAAgtgcatagagctgaaggaggaagtcgAAAGAATGCCACTCTTTGCCCACTTCCTCTGTCAGCACTGTGCTTCTCAAGGCTTAGGTTATTTCTCCTGGATTCGGCTGTTACCCAGCTCCCTCGGAAAAGCAAAATGTATGTTGTCAGGGGTGAGGATAGAGAAGTGGCCAGAGCGGATGGTGCCCATGGACCTAAACCGACTGATAACCCCTCTCCTAAAGAAAAGCATCCTGATAATATTTTCATGCTATTGGGGAGGAGGACAAGAGTTTATTTTGGAGTGCAGAGTTTTCCAGTATCTACCACACTTCCTTGTAAGTCCACTTTTTAACTGAACCAGGTTCAGCCTTGTTGGTTTTAGCTTACTATATGAACTTGAGACACAATTAGGAAGCCActgcttaaacaaacaaaaaaatattggATTTACTTGGATATTATTACAGTGCACACATGCAAAAATCCAGATAGACTCTTAGCCCAGGTCTCCACCACACATGACAACTGtctgggttctttttttttttaatatacgtGAATTTTATTATATAATGTACAGCAGTGTGAGGGTAAAAAGTTGGCGGCAGAAGGAAAACCACATGCTCCTTGGACTCCCAACCCAAGTTCTATCATAATAAAATCCTCAGTTTGGGTTTACAccgtaagaatttttttttttttaataaccctGACAAAGTAAAACGGCAAGCTCAGgcacattcccccacccacccattccctTCCTCCTTGATTCTTTAAAACCGAAACCAAAAGTGTTTTAATTATTTGCAATccaggactttttaaaaaactgcaacatgcaaagggggtggggggtgggatgccaCATCCTTTTCTCAACACCAGCCGGTCATTACAGGAGGGAGGCTTCACTCTTGCCATACCACTAACCTCCTTAGGACTATGGGTCCCTAAGGGAGAGAGGCATCTTCCCAAATCCCACTGACAGCTCACAGATAGAACCCTTGGGGTGGTATATCAAAGCTGTTTACACGTAAACTCGCCCCAAAAATCTCTGCCACTGAAGGATGGGCCACAGAGTTACAGCTGCCTCTCCCCTCTTGTAGTTGAACCATTTTAGATCATACTTGATCACAATCGTAAGTGCTATAGGGCAGCCCCGAAGTGAAATAGCCCCTCACCTTGCACCCGAAGGCAAAAGTGGTAAAAGATACCAAAGGACCTGGAAAGTAAAGggtccccccccaacctcccaccTGAACGGCTTTTATGGCTTGAGAGTAGGGAGATGGGTTTCAGGTGCTTCGTTTCTGACACGCTACCGGGTGGCATTGCGGGAACAGACTTCACAGGGAGCGGAGGGGTGTGGCTTCTTTATGGCCCCGCCTTCTACCTGGATGACATCGCCAGCTAGTCTTGTGTGAGTTGCGGCTTAAGGCACTGCCTCCTGTCTGAAGCGCTGGTGCCGTGTGGGTGTGGCTTAAAGAAGCATGTGATGGGAGTGAGGGCCAAAGATTGGCTGCTCGTGGCTGCGATGGGGTTGGCTCCTGAGTAGAGTGGGAGAAGTGGACAAGTCCAGCTTCTCGCCTTTGGCTAGAGGCGTGGCTTTGGCAATCGTGTGGTGGCTCCGCCGGGGTGGAACCCATAAGGCACAGGCCTCTCCCATGCGTGGCAGTGGGCGTGGCTCGGTCAAAGGCTGGGATTGGTGGGCCTTCCCCTTTCCCATGCTGGTAGCGGCCGTGGCGCCCTCCTCGTCACCCAAAGAGCTTGATGAAGCAAGGGTGGCAGTAGGGCTTGTCGTTCTGCTCCTTGAAGGTGCCCTTGTTGAGCTGCTTGAGGCAGAAGGCGCAGACAAAATGCTCGGGGTGGAACTTGCGCGCCATGGCCGTGATGCAGCGGCCGGTGATAGGCTTCTCGCAGCCCGAACAGAGCGAGCCACGCTGCTTGTGGTAGTGGATCTCGCAGAACGGGCGGCCGGCGTGCTCAAAGAAGCTACCGTTCACAAATGGCGTGTAGCACTCCTGCAGCGGGGAGAAAGGCAGAGGCGTCTCAGCAATTTGAAATGCAACATGAAAAAATTAGTTTAAAAGAACTTACAAAAATACGCCAGGGCCTAAAAATACACATCTTGGGAGTCAACGGCCAGGGTGAAgatgtgcatcttcagcattcgccAAAAAATGCACATTGAAGGTGCCACACACCCCTGTGTGGAGGACAACTCTTATTTAGTGgtccaactgcccccccccccgttggttTTCCacatcttgtgtttttattttatttttggtgctCACACTTTCAGTATGGTCCTTAATTTCCCTTTTTGTTAACTTATGTTTGCTTTGCCAGAATTTGTGCTCCTTTTCATTTCCTCACTTGGGCAAGACCTTCTACTGTTTAGGAGAAGCTTCGTTGGTTATAAACCACGTGCCAATATCTTATTGGACTTGATCGCTTCTTTTCCTACTGTCTGATCGACATTCTAGACGAGCTTCTGTTATTGTGGCTTTAAATAGCCTCCAAATTGGGGGTGGGCCTGGATAAATTTATCCCTCTTAACttctcttaattattttaaaaatcatttcctCTTTTGAAATCCAATGGGATTCTGCTGTATTTTCTCAGAAATTTTCAGATGAGGTGATAGCACGATGGTCAATGCCACTCACACCTCACACCAAGTCCTGGGCactatgggttggatccagtgTTAATTCTACTCAatgcagacccattgaaactaatgacCAATACTAATTTAGGTCCGTTGATTTTAACTGGGCTACTCTTGAGTAGAATTAACATTGAGAAATGgaagttatccccccccccaaaaaatccagaTATCTCAGCTGCCTCCCTCCACCAACTGCTGTTCATATCAGCAAGGCTTCCTTAGCAGCTGCCCCCtattccccctccacacacacacaccagctgagttacaattcccagagtgaagAGGGATAGATTCTTAAACATCTCTggaaatcatagctctgtgaggggagtaggggcctcctaacatcaaactacaactcccagaattctgtgGGGGGAGCCATGTCTGAAGTGTAtcacagagctttaaatgtattgagtaAACACAGCCCATGCCCAGATTTTCATTCGCTGATCCCCAACACCGATTTTTGCAGGAAAAGTTCCCTGCGGGACTTTGGGCAGAGCCCTGATTATCCCGATGCTTTCTCACTTGGCTGCCTCCCTCATTGTCTTTGCCGCACCCCCCACAAAGCCCTGCCAGCAATAGGGTCCCTGTCCGGACATGCTTACCCTGCAAACAAAGCATTCTGGGTGCCACAAGGCATTCAAGGCCGAGATGTAGTTCTCCAAGATGGCCTGGCTGCACCCCTGGCAGCGGGTAGAGAAGAGCTCATAGAAGTCCTGGCGGCAGTACTGCTTCCCGTCCTTCTCGTGGAAGCCTGCAGGGAACAACAAGGAGTCCTTGAACTGAGCGGTTGCCGCTTGTTTCCGTGGATGGAGGACTGGGGTGGGCTGTCCACACTTTTGCCATGTTCACTATTGCAGGCCCgccgagtgtccctattttcctggggcagtccaggatttacagaagccctccCGATTTCTGATTCgaacccagaatgtcctgcttttacCTTAGGAAGTCCACTATTTTCAGTGGAGAATTGTCGGAGGGTAGGCAATTGGCATACGGCCCCGGGAAGGCTTCCCACAAggaaaatgtggccctcagggtgaGAATGTTTCCCTGTCTCTGCTCTAGCCATGTTGACTCTCATAAACAACAGTAAGCTTACACGTAAAGTACAAAGGGGCCTATAATTCTTCATCCCCTATTTCCAAGGAAGGCTAAtcgtacctgtgtgtgtgtgtgtgtgttttcttgtttttcttccccGCCCATCATTTGAGGGGCCACTCACTAAGGCCCCACCAACACtcaccttcctccccaaagggacgCCCACACTTGACGCAGCAGAAGTGCTCTGGGTGCCAGTTCTTATCCAATGCGGTCACCATTTTCTACACGGGTCAGgtggatgcggggggggggaggggaaggaggtcgCGTCAATGAGGAAACAGCAACTTGGCGGCAAAGCAGCAAACTAGACACGACAGGCCTGCATTTCCCAGGCTTGGCCCCTTTGCTGTCTTCTTGCCactctggcacccacaaacaGTCTCCGTAAATATCCCCTCCCCAAAAATGACAACGTGCAAGAGATCGTTTGCAcctcctgctcagttcctgtatGGACTGGAACATGCCCACATGACCATACCACTCTGTGGTCCTATCTCTTCTCCCACTTTTTCCAcacgtggcagccattttgtgttatgccatgctgCCGTCACGGCAGCCATTTTTTGACCGGCGCCCACAGCACTTGCTCAAAAATCCAAACGTGCCAAGAAAAGCAGACAAGCCCTGTATACTGTTGTCATATTCAGTAACATTTTCTGGATTACACTGAATTCGGACATACTGCCCATGCCTGGAGTGCCGTTTTAGGTTTcagcaggaagggaggggaaaggagtttTGGTCTAGGGGACAATAGCCAGGTTCAAAGGACTGCTCTTTATATACTCCAACTGTAAAAGTGAaaaaggaccgggggggggggagtggtataCTTTAAGAATATTTGACACAATTACTTTTTTTGCAGCATGTAATGACCAGAGATCTAGGAGAAATGGTCTGAATCACCAAAGAAGGCAACTGCAGCCCTCTCcacaaaagaataaaacagaaatgATGCCTCAGGGCGGTCTATCTTGCTGCATGAAACTGAAGGAAATTAatgaggggtagccaatgtaatGCATCAAaatgtagttggactacaactcccatcatccttaaccattggcTACActtgctgggtctgatgggagctggagtccaacaacccccAGAGGGTACCATGTGCACCAGCCCTGAAgtaatagctcagtcagtagagcatgaaactcttcatctcagggtcatgggttggaGCTCCACATcgaacaaaagattcctgcctcaCAAAGCTCAGTTGCCTTTAACTGTGATGTTATTTCCCTTTATAAattttttaatatgattttttttgggggggggtgcaaatcTTTTGTGAGGCACTGAGAGTCTCTCAGGGCTATACAGTATTCTACAACCATCTGTAAGGAAGTAGGGACCTGCTGAGGGTTAGGGCAACTCACGTCCAGGATGGGTTCATTGCAGAGTCCACAGCGGGGTGAAAAGAGCTGGAAGTAGTCCCTCTCGCAGTAAGGGGCGCCATCCTTCTCAAAGAAGTTGCTGCCCCCCATCTCCTTCTGGCAGTGGCTACACACGAAATGCTCGGGGTGCCAGGTACTTCCCAGTGCTGTGACCACCTGGgcaaatgggaggagggagaggaggcagggaaaGCAAAGATCCATTTGAGTTCAGGTAGCGACAGAGGATTCTGGGGTTCGCACGTTTTGAGAGGGAGCACGTCATGCGTACCACACAAGGTGGCGCACCTCTTTCTCATGCTACTTCCAGCAGCGGCCAAGAACTTCCAGGGAAGTTGGGAGTGACAATTGCGGCAAGATTCCATGGCCCTTGAAAATGGCCGACAGCACACGCAAAAACTACTTggttgaggaagaagaagaagaagagtttggattttatatcccgcttttcactacccaaaggagtctcaaagcggctaacattctcctttcccttcctcccccacaacaaacactctgtgaggtgagtggggctgagagacttcagagaagtgtgactagcccaaggtcacccagcagctgcatgtggaggagcggagacacaaacccagttccccagattatgagtctaccactcttaaccactacaccacactggtgaggaGTCCCTCCCTAATCCCAAATCCATCTTTCTCCAGCCTGGTTTTCTCCCTGTTTTGGCCTTTGGCAATCATCTATCTGCCCCACCTGCTGACCCCTACAAGGAGAAGCCCGTTCTCCACCACTGGCCGGCACTCACCTGCCCTGCGATGGGTTTCTGGCAGGATGCACACAGCCCCTTGGCAGTGGTGGAGATCCCTTGGCGGCTGAGATCCGACTCCAGCATCACAAGCATGCTGTCCAGGTTCCCGCTCGGCTGTGCTGGGGACGTCAGTGGGGGCGCAGCAGTGGGGCTGGGGCAGACGGATGAGACCACTGGCAGCTGCGCTGAGGAGACTCGGGAAGGAGCTGGAGGGGGCGACAcagtggtggaggtggaggcTCCTGGGAGCTAGAAGGTCAGAGATGGTTACGGGTAGAGCTGAGATTTCTCACACAAAAAAGATATTTCCAGACAACTTCGAATGTTTCCACTCTTCCCGCCCTGAACCAATGGAGAATTTCCATCCTCCCATCGAGCATATTTGGGTGAAATGGCCTCAGCACCCATGAATTTTGGCACACCTGTGTGTCTAGCTTTAAAATTGCTCCATCTTACTTCATTATCGTTGAAGGCAGCAAATGCTCCCTTCTCCTTCCAGCCCACTCTTTGCCCATTGTTCCTGTTATGTACTTATTTCAGTTCCCCTCATCCACCAATATGATGGATGCTACAAAGTGCCATTAAAAAAAGTTAGAAAATTTCACTTCCTCCAGCATAATATTTGGCGAAATCCCCTTCCCATCAATTTTGCTGCTTACAAATAGCAAGTGGAATATTTGACTGGCAATTGTCACTTAGTTTAAATATCATAAATAGCTTTTTGCAACTTTGCTAGGTTTAGCTGCCTCACTCTGCAACCATAATGACTAGaaacttgcctttaaaaaaaaatgaaacctggGCTTTTC is a genomic window containing:
- the LOC117059215 gene encoding zinc finger protein 501-like — its product is MEQEEDLIIQSSRDLSEAPRGHIAGGGPGMGELAGEPAPYKCSICRKRFNKTSNLVQHEKIHTGEKPYKCSQCGKRFTRSNNLAEHEKIHTGEKPYKCPECGKTFNRSSILLRHRRIHTGDKPYKCPRCGKSFDESARLRVHQRTHLTEVAYLIDSNGEATAIDTSGVAHSCSDCGKTFSLYSNLTKHQRIHTGEKPYRCAQCGVNFSEASNLIRHQRYHARDKPFQCPMCQKSFGQSSHLIQHQRIHTGERPHKCPDCGKSFIENSTLKKHQRIHTGEKPHRCVECGKSFSLSSHLVTHQRSHTGERPYKCEECGKGFTDTSSLIIHRRSHTGEKPYKCDVCGKAFVLSSVYLNHHRTHTGEKPFGCPDCGRAFRQWSQLVIHRRLHTGERPYKCPYCNKGFCDSSTLTKHKRTHTGEKPNTCAECGMSFSSKAQLVEHQALHRGEASALAIL
- the TGFB1I1 gene encoding transforming growth factor beta-1-induced transcript 1 protein encodes the protein MDDLDALLADLETTTSHISKRPVLLTDSGGAHANGLSKDGTPDPKPTPPPYNNNNPQQQAGNTAMPVDPFPASTMQGGSDKEHLYSTVCKPRSPKPKEGAPPPFSSSSGVLGAGLCELDRLLQELNATQFNITDEIMSQFPTSKSPGGDKGKDRPEESIDGSSISRSAVPPPAKPSATSATLELDKLMASLSDFRVQSNLPGASTSTTVSPPPAPSRVSSAQLPVVSSVCPSPTAAPPLTSPAQPSGNLDSMLVMLESDLSRQGISTTAKGLCASCQKPIAGQVVTALGSTWHPEHFVCSHCQKEMGGSNFFEKDGAPYCERDYFQLFSPRCGLCNEPILDKMVTALDKNWHPEHFCCVKCGRPFGEEGFHEKDGKQYCRQDFYELFSTRCQGCSQAILENYISALNALWHPECFVCRECYTPFVNGSFFEHAGRPFCEIHYHKQRGSLCSGCEKPITGRCITAMARKFHPEHFVCAFCLKQLNKGTFKEQNDKPYCHPCFIKLFG